The Bacteroidota bacterium nucleotide sequence CGAGTCTCCTTTAACAGTTCTTGAACAGTTGGCATTGCCTCCAGATGAATCTTCAATTCTATTGCTTCCTCTATTTTCTTCTGAAAATTTAGAAGATACTACTGTTAACGAGTTACATCCAAATTTTCGCGCTTTCACCAAACTTTTGGATCTGGTTCTATCTGTACGAACAGCCAATGTACTAAACGTTATGGGAATAGAGATAGTTGGTGAAATCATGCTGACACCAGGAGCTGCTTTATTAAAGCGGAAAAATTTCGGCAAAAATTGCTTAAATGAACTTAAGGACGTTGTTCGTTCACTTTGTTTAACTGGCAGTGCCATGCTTGTAAGTTCGAATGACGAAACGGCATCCGATATAATATCAATAGATTATTCAAGTTACGAGAGTATGGTTTCAAATTTTATCGAGCAAGTTGAGAAAAAAAAGCGAAACCAAGACTTGTTTAAGGAAAGATTGTGTTTTGAAGGTGGTAAAGTACCAACCCTTGAAGAACTTGGCCAGACTTTTGGAATAACCAGAGAACGAGTGCGGCAAATTTTTAAAAAAATAGGCCAAAAACTTGAGAGAAAAGCCAATATAGAAAAATTATTTCATTTTTGGGAGAGGCTCGATTGTTGTGTTGTCCAGGGAGGTGGGGTTGTCAGTTTGAGAGCATTGCCTACTCTTTTACAGTCTGAATTTAAATGGCCTACGGCACCTTACTCGCTCGCCTTAGGGCAACTGTTACTTTGTCGGCAGGAGGTTGCTCTGAAGGATGATGAACTTCTCTTCGTAGAGAGCGAGTGTCTTTCTTGTAGTATCCCGTTGCAGCAATTGCAGGTTTTAGATTTTGCTGATAATCAAGCTTTTCATGTTCAGGTTATTGCGGCAAAACTCTCCAGGCACTGTCAATCAGTATGTCCCTGGAAGCGGCCGGTAACGACATTTCACCGAGCTTTTATTGATCGGTTAGTGGCTAAATGTGATGGGAGCTTGATTTTACGAGAGGATGTGGTTCTTTCCCGTGATAAATGGCTGAGGAAATATTGTGATAGTCTGGACGATGTGGCTTGCTATGTTTTGGAAAGCCATGGCAAGCCCATGCATTTCAGGGATATTGCCGGAGGCATTCGTCAGGAAAACGAGAATTTTGTCGAGATATCAGATCATAATGTCCACGCGTCTATTATGCGTTACAGTAAAATTGAGATT carries:
- a CDS encoding sigma factor-like helix-turn-helix DNA-binding protein; amino-acid sequence: MGIEIVGEIMLTPGAALLKRKNFGKNCLNELKDVVRSLCLTGSAMLVSSNDETASDIISIDYSSYESMVSNFIEQVEKKKRNQDLFKERLCFEGGKVPTLEELGQTFGITRERVRQIFKKIGQKLERKANIEKLFHFWERLDCCVVQGGGVVSLRALPTLLQSEFKWPTAPYSLALGQLLLCRQEVALKDDELLFVESECLSCSIPLQQLQVLDFADNQAFHVQVIAAKLSRHCQSVCPWKRPVTTFHRAFIDRLVAKCDGSLILREDVVLSRDKWLRKYCDSLDDVACYVLESHGKPMHFRDIAGGIRQENENFVEISDHNVHASIMRYSKIEIVDRGMYGLKLWGLGGYRSVTTAIEDFIKEEDLPQKRQDIINHLKGEFSEANITTSLTKKTRFTNIGNGLFYDLPQNWQNRTCQELIRLLPEPVAEFARYLVGKNNTSYKLVMALIYIRSMDENETIPLYKLKEMFYRFY